The Pieris napi chromosome 4, ilPieNapi1.2, whole genome shotgun sequence DNA segment gagattgttttataattccaattatttattaaaaacattgcaaGGGATCCCCTATTCCTTGTCTAAACAGGGTAGTAACATGTGCAGTCTAGAAATAAGTACCTACATGTGTtaagtagtttattataaaacaatggtTTACAgattaatataaactaaataaatttatttaaaaaagtggtTTATTATGGTATTATCAGCTCGAAGCATAgttttcaataaaacaaataggtTTTCTTCAATAATCTATTGAAGTAAAAAGTTATCGGTAATCAATACATAAATTGCAGCTTTATTTTACAGGCTAAAATAAAGCTGTTATCACTAAGTCTGTGGTAACCTTTTTACAGTTAATCATGATAAAAGAAAACTATAGGGCTTATGCTACGACAAAGGCCGACTCGATGCCGTTTTTCATGCTCTACCAATGGACAAAGGCGGGGACCAGCTCGCAACAAATGTATCCAGTCtcttataaacattttttaatctcGCCTCAGATGTTTGATATgagatttttaattgttatcttTATTATAGTCTAGCATACGTGATCCTTATCAGATACTAATAAGACACTGACTATATGGAAAATGTGATTATTACCGACGCATTTGTATCTTGGACAAAATTAGATGAAAATTTAGCCTTGGCAATTTCGACTTTAATCACAAAACATAAAGTTACATTTACCATAGAAACAATATGTTGTAGACAGTTTATGtagtgtaaataatgtaaatggaGTTTACAGAGGTAATGTAAGCAAGGttgaaattttgtaaataaaatcttgTCTAGATAGCGATTGTAGTGTTGTTAGAATTGAAATTATACATTAGGAGTGCTCAAAGGatgaatgttattaaaaatggacACAGAATTCTTGAGATTTAAATATGAAGACAGCCATGATGGTGTTATTACTAAAACAAGTGAGTATTCAAAATTTCGAATAttactttgttatatttaacttttacCTTTATATACGAACCGAAATATTATACTAAGTTTCATGATTAAAAGTAATGTTTggagtattttaatatttataacttcGGTGTTAGCCCattaaaaaacctttttttttatagaatttatagtaaaatatttgtatagattGACTAAATGCGTCTCGCATATCATTAAAGTTGATGgatataatattcaaaatggTATTAAGAATCATCAatcactaaaaaaaaattaaattcatgttTAAAACACTCAAATTTAAAGAGTTTGATCTATGGTAGAgattgaaattgaatattgAAGTTTACGTATTCTATTGCGAATCGTCTGTTCTCTACTCTACCGCgcattatttgtatttctaCTTTGTTAATACGACGCGTTTTGCACTATGCGTAAACGCGTGTATTTTGATTCATTTGACcaaatatagtaattatatattgcttattttttacatatcaAAATGGAAACTTAGATATATGAGTACACGTTACATCTATAAGACTAAACGAaagtttacaattatttataaaattttggaGTCACGCGATATTTCGTTTATTCGATACAATTTGTGCAAACATGTTTATAAACTAATGACAAATTTTACAGAATTCAAAATCGGCATACGACATATACAAATCATTTATATGTTCATGAGTTCGGTTGTTATGGGCGCGATGAGGGGGAGTACTGGAGTGGGAATATTAGCCATATCCGATATGGATCATAATAGTTCCTATATTGAGGTAATTTCATACTTAATTTTTCAGGGCAGGTAACGTTAAAAAGTTTGTTTCTTCTTCGTTTGTTTGTTTCTTCTGTTTTacctcaaaaacatttttgaagttaaaatttctttagcggcgttgtagaCTTTTTTTGGtaagggtaaaaaatgttaaggtcgggtcaggacacgtgaactgatcgaaaattcgtaagacggatggagagtaaacagctggcgcggcgtatttaatgtaatataaattgtcatgtttgtgtacgatagcgcaagaaataaatattgtattctatcacataaatgatagtacttttatactgagaATTTAAGTAGTtagtgcaaaattattccctaaccattccaaaatatcaaaaatgcacaacgttaatattcaagttttcacacTTCTGCCAGCACTCCCGaagtgcaacccgtcgtttttttatCTGCATAGTAACCAGAGCtctgtatttttgtattagataatattaataacattgaacttaattagtattatcaaatgtatattataattttaattcaaaatcgTTTTGTGAGCCAAAAATGTGTTTGAGTTTGCAAATTACGTCACGACAAAATATTCCTCAACTACATGAGGCTCACATACGGTAATTAATGAAAccataagttttataattacgtaaaattaatttattatgaaaatctAGAACACAACCAATTAAGTTCatgtaacaaaaatttaagcaaacaaaactattatGTGTTACCTTTACAGATGCATAATTGGAGTCAACGAATCCAAGGATTAATATTGTCGTCATACTTTTTCGGTTACGCACTCTTTTTGATACCAGCTGAGGTTTATTTGGCCCAATTTGGCGAGAAATTAGTTTTGACGGCTGTGTTACTTATAAATGGATCTATGTCTGCTGCAATGCCTACGATTGTCAATAAggtacttatttaaattatgaagcACTGTTACCCTCATTATGAAAAAATACGTTTCgcatctattttattaacaatgtGTAAAGGAAAATGAAAAACTATGTATGAGTAATgcaaaaactatattataataaaattattgatattCTTACATCAAACAGGTACACATTTGTACCAACTACTTCTAGatgacatataaaatatagaaaagaaACTAGTAGTGCATctacaaaaaaatgtaaatttcgAAAAGTCTATGAAACATTCAATCGAGTACTGCatattcaaaacaaaactCAAGTACACACAAACCGTTTTGTGGAAGTAAGACGAATCACCCGGCACATTcacgaattattttaatactttgttgAAACTTCGACACTCGGTGTCGAAAttgatttgaaattaattaagccGATTAGATTACAGCTgctaaagttaaattaataaccAAAGTAACATGAGACGATCGTTCATGTTTCATTCACGGAATTAACGAAAATAGGAAGTTTGTACAATAGTCgacatttatttctaaaaacagACCTTAGGGATGAATCGATGAAAAAtttgatacaaaattaaaGGCTACTCCTGTAGTTATAGTAAGAAAGTGTATCTTTAAGGTACTTAAATCCGACATACACGccacatatacatataaacccttatttatttttttgaggcaaacggcaggaggctcacctgatgttaagtgataccgccgcccatggacactctcaatgccagagggctcgcgagtgcgttgccggccttttaagaattggtacgctcttttcttgaaggaccctaaatcgaattggttcggaaatacttcagtgggcagctggttccacatagtggtggtgcgcggcaaaaactgccttgaaaaacgctcagttgtggaacggcggacgtcgaggtgatacgggtgaaaTTTCGAAtttcgacgtccgatgatgaaactcagctgaaggtattaatccgaacaactcctttGAACAccctccatggtaaatgcggtagaagatgcagagtgaccgcacatctctacgcaacgccaaaggatcaagccgctcggagggggattggtcgtcgacgattcgaaccgctctggtGCTGttgaaggagctggtactggggaggtGGCCCAGAggtgcgctttatatagttgcatgcggtggcccggagtgaagtaccgtctcgccttgctgagcacaccaagctttttgaggctaatttagccaagttctcataattattattaggaaTACATAAAACGTTGGAAGGGATTGAGTAAACCCAAGCTTTATGTTTcctattatttcatttaacacACGCATTACGCAACATCTACGGAGTAGGGTTAATTAATCAAGTGGCCCTTACGATAGCGACTATTTGATtccatttaatgttattaatttgttatattgaGTAATGATAATGTTCTTTTATGATCCCCTCTCAACGTCAAgatctgtaaaaaatataaaaccgtAATGTATAACAGATAAAAGAGATttccaaaattatatttcaggGTGGATGGATTGCAACGTGCAACACCCAATTTCTTTTGGGAATGACTCAAGCTTGTATTACGCCAGTGAACCAGAAGTTAATCACAAATTGGTTACCACCACATGAGAGGTCAACATTTAACTGTATAGTTCAAGGAggtaattgaatatttttgtctTACCCTCAAATTGAGAGCAGAGACTAAGTGTAACTTCGTCGTCTAAACTCTGAACAGTTCCCTAAATAAATATCAGACTAAAATACATCAAGAGCGTTAAGTATTACGCTAATTAAAGGGTTTAATTAGGTAGATTCTCTTTTGTGTGAAAcgtatcaaattaaaaaaaaagtgcgtgcgtacaaagtataCATGTCGGAACTTTTCAgtcttattcatatttatacaaatgtcaaactttagatttccgagacttagagggagggaaaaaggaacatatgttaggaatttaatgaatttagttgttattaaaatattaaaagtgtcgaaaattaatagaaattataaatttaatttttacaaaaacacttggaattttaatttacaactcgttatttgagatttcaataaataattttacataaaatataacatattaatatttcatgaattctctttacgaaattttaattttaaaaatagaatttctataaggtaattcccccttctcactctctctctctatcggtctcaatcgctctctccacATCCACGCTGTACAACTTCGTGACGCAtccataaaaattataccctcctgcgcctaaagaagtttcacttcaataattcGGCTGGTTGCGAAGTTAAGATATCTTAAGATTTTTTGTCGATCAAAGTGCCTGAATTTAAGTTTTAGCAGATTATGATTATAATCAAGAAAAAATGAGATCTTTATAACGCATGTACgagttattaaatatgtaatgtatagTTATAAAGTTCTGTGACCTTTATTCGGATGCAGAGGATAAAACCAGGCGGATTACTCTTGAACAGTGTTGGTTTAatggttaatatttattttaaaatcattgtGAAATTCTTTAATCTAACCAAAATTTAAGAAGATGATTACTTTTTTTTGTGCATGAACGTTACGGCAACCACTAACGGTGTGTGGGAGTAGTCGTGTCGGAAGCAATGCTTCTAcgacataattattaaagacaATTATTCCGTAATAAATCTAAAGTTAATTCAATTAGTAGGCTATTGCCGGTCCTTTAACTTATACCAGCATATTCATTCGCAACATTTTGCAGGTCTCATTTTAGGCATCATGATAGGCCTACCAATATCGGGATTAATATCCGAGGCCAGACTGGGTTGGGAGCTGGTTTTCTATTCCCAAGCAATGATGACGTTCTCCATGGCTGTTATTTGGGGTCTTCTTACTGCCAGCAGACCAGATAAACATAAGGCTGTTGGTGATTGGGAAAgcgaatttattaaagaaacatcAAAATTTTATCGTAAGGTATATTTCGATTCTAGTCGAGATTAAATTTAGTCTAATTAATTGTAGCCCTAAGTTAGGTAGTACAGTATATATGTACAGTAGTTATACAGTAGATATTGCATTTATCGCCGAATCAGCTTAAAGcattattatcatattttaaatttcaaaataaaccaTATATAGTATGTTCAGGGTTAAATCGACCATGTAGACCATTCActctttagattttttaagatataacttatatacctacatatatttttaatttcgtaattttaatttttgactcAACCGGAGACCTTAAGATCTGCATTTGAACCTTCGTAACATTTATGTTGAACGTCATGAAAATATagttaattgaaaaataatcaactatcataaatatcaatactatttcaaattatttttagtttgtatCATGAGACACACATTATAAACTTTCAGAAAACTTTAAAGAACCCTTGGCGGCGTGTTTTGAGAACACGACAATTTTGGGCCATCGCCGGCTCCCACGCTGTATCCAACGCCATCTTTATTTTCTTCCTCGTCAACATTCCTGCTTATTTGAAGGGTTTTCAACTGCCCTTGTACGAGGTACGTTTAAATCACACGGTACGCTTATCTAATGACACAAATGGTAGACGGTGTAACTGAAAATTACTGTTACTTTTAACTCTCTTTTATGGGTTACCTGGACATCGCTTATAAGAAGAGATAACACCGCCCGTTGCTGCGTAAATTTATCACTgaattataagtatattaatataagtcTTCCGTAATAACGCAAAATTATACtaaactatactaaaattttagtaagttattaaaaagtttagtatataaaattatactaaactTGTTTTTGTCGGGGTTACCCCCCAAGCAACAGACAAAAACAAGTTTTGTCAGTTGACCTATAAATGGGTTAGAGAAGCAAAGTATGATTAGTTTATCTCTTGCGAGCAAATTAGGAATAGtataaattatgaatgttacaaaatatacataaatttagtTACACAGTGATAAAACGTATTCCACAGTCTATAACGAGAAACATCAAAGCAATCAATCGCCACTATAGCCGatactataaattatttatttgattactaAAAACGTTAAAAATAAACGCTCCAGTGCGACCTCACGTTTTGACTACATtcctaattaaaatacattaatattatattacaggTAACGTTTCAAGTAATGCTGGCTTTTGCATCGCTATGTCTGGTGTACATTTTAACGGCACCTTCTCTTGACTGGGCTTATCGCATTGGGATCGTAGACCACTTCTTCGATATCAGATACCTTAGAAAACTTGTCAATGGATTAGGTGAGTTGCTATTTCCGTTCTAAATTTGATTTAGAGcgattatatataatgtttatcTCCTGAATGCGTGACTATATGAGTCTCGGCAGCGATTACAGCGATTAACGAAATTCGATATAATTAGAGATAATGTTCACTGAATATTGCCTACATGCGACTTGTTTTGGCGCTAcggtttaacattttttttaatgtttctcaTATAAATTTAGCCTTTGTTACTCAGGGATATTGTAGCATTCCAAGCAGGTAGTTTCagagtttattaataaaaaatcctcCATACAATAGATAACTATATAGATAATCAAATaagtttcaaaataaatataatatacttttgaACTGCTACAacaaatttgataaaatatggtagataaacatatttttgctTATCTATTATACACAGAGGAAAATGTAGGCATAAActagttaatataaaactacataattttatttctaccaAGTAAttgtatgcataaaattatccagttaattaattatacctcAGAGTGAGTTGCGGCTATCCGCAGGAGTGTTGATTACACTGAGGGAAAATTTACACGTTTTCATAATAAAGTTTGCACTTTAATGCAAATGCTACAGGCCTGGGTCGCACTACGTTTACGatgaaatgtaactttaatttctctttaaatttaatctttaATGTTTCGCtacaaaacttaattattttattgataaacaattgaattgtGTGTTTCAAGTTGTTTATAAAGCTTAATTTaagttgtttataaaaaaaggtaaGCGTTTTAATTTATCTAGATAATGAGTGTTGAGATTAGATctattattctatttaaatCATACATACGCATATGTTTAAACGCATAAAAATAAGGTTGAAATTATAGTCTGCCAAGGAAGTTAGTAAATCTAACGgactatatttaattgaataaattattagcaaaatataataaactatatttatttatttattttttttatttatttattctatacatcatcctaaatagaaaaaagttggcgtggtggaaacacaaactggacacagttTTTCCGTCCACCAGGTCgtcgaaaatatttaaataattaatctattaCACACTATTACACACTCAGGCCAGTGACACACTATACAATATAACACCCCCACCAATAAACCATAAAAATTGCACGAACAACATATACCAATTGAAACAATGACGCTCCACAGCCGATGCAAGAAACCTGTTCTTGACGAGAAATTCTCATTCGAATACAGGATGTGTATTCGAATTTACATATTCGAACATGAACTAAATGACGACATCCTACTTTTAGTTATGcataatttgttattgtttgactta contains these protein-coding regions:
- the LOC125048751 gene encoding putative inorganic phosphate cotransporter, which encodes MLLKMDTEFLRFKYEDSHDGVITKTKFKIGIRHIQIIYMFMSSVVMGAMRGSTGVGILAISDMDHNSSYIEMHNWSQRIQGLILSSYFFGYALFLIPAEVYLAQFGEKLVLTAVLLINGSMSAAMPTIVNKGGWIATCNTQFLLGMTQACITPVNQKLITNWLPPHERSTFNCIVQGGLILGIMIGLPISGLISEARLGWELVFYSQAMMTFSMAVIWGLLTASRPDKHKAVGDWESEFIKETSKFYRKKTLKNPWRRVLRTRQFWAIAGSHAVSNAIFIFFLVNIPAYLKGFQLPLYEVTFQVMLAFASLCLVYILTAPSLDWAYRIGIVDHFFDIRYLRKLVNGLGMIGLVTGLILIPNSIPGNQWTVFLMMITLSSLSLQYSGFLENHKDMSQNFSGTLLVMTSAVAGVVGAFVPLMTGMIVVDVTDQTCWRIMYFILAALVIVSGIFYTAFGESDRQFWDDGLKNKYGYTNETTNLELDEFESNI